One Salvia splendens isolate huo1 chromosome 12, SspV2, whole genome shotgun sequence genomic window carries:
- the LOC121757945 gene encoding (-)-isopiperitenol/(-)-carveol dehydrogenase, mitochondrial-like: protein MANNSIKKKLQGKVVIVTGGASGIGETIARVLADHGARAVVIADIQPEKGRAVAESIGLQRCSYVQCDVAEEEQVAAMVEWTATTYGGLDVMFSNAGTVSSLPQTILDLDFSEYERVMRVNARGMAVCVKQAARKMVELGTRGSIVCTASATAEKATVNATDYVMSKRAVLGLMRSASLQLGKHGIRVNSVSLGVVLTPLAAKQGIETPADVDNYISRYTSLKGATLTAENVADAVAFLASDEAAFVTGVDLAVDGGMIAMPFDLSN, encoded by the coding sequence ATGGCAAACAATTCGATAAAGAAAAAGCTTCAAGGCAAAGTAGTCATCGTTACCGGCGGCGCCAGCGGCATCGGCGAGACCATCGCCCGAGTCCTGGCCGATCACGGGGCGCGGGCGGTGGTGATCGCCGATATCCAACCCGAAAAGGGCCGCGCTGTGGCCGAATCCATCGGCCTGCAGCGCTGCAGCTACGTCCAATGCGACGTGGCCGAGGAGGAACAAGTTGCGGCCATGGTGGAATGGACGGCGACGACCTACGGCGGCCTCGACGTAATGTTCAGCAACGCCGGCACCGTCAGCAGCCTCCCTCAGACCATCCTGGATTTGGATTTTTCGGAATACGAGCGCGTGATGCGCGTGAACGCGCGTGGCATGGCGGTGTGCGTGAAGCAGGCGGCGCGTAAGATGGTGGAATTGGGGACGAGAGGGTCTATCGTCTGCACGGCGAGCGCGACGGCGGAGAAGGCGACGGTGAACGCGACGGACTATGTGATGTCGAAGAGGGCGGTGTTGGGGCTGATGCGGTCGGCTAGCTTGCAGCTCGGGAAGCACGGGATACGGGTGAACAGCGTGTCGTTGGGTGTGGTGCTCACGCCGCTTGCTGCAAAGCAGGGGATTGAGACGCCGGCGGATGTTGACAATTATATCAGCCGCTACACGAGTTTGAAAGGGGCGACGCTCACTGCCGAGAATGTGGCGGATGCGGTGGCGTTTCTGGCTTCGGATGAGGCGGCGTTTGTCACCGGCGTTGATTTGGCTGTGGATGGTGGGATGATTGCCATGCCATTCGACCTTTCAAACTAA
- the LOC121758409 gene encoding bicyclogermacrene synthase-like has product MENYSLPVSAITNGKSLDEIRKSAKYHPSIWGDFFLKYNSDNTKISDVEQEELAKQKEMVRKMLFQTPDDSTCKLELIDAIQRLGVEYHFEKEIGESLKYIHDNYKLQISKDNDDLSIVALRFRLLRQQGYNVPCDVFCKFTDDNGDYVASLRNNIEGLLNLYEAAHLLKHDEEILDKAIEFCSSHLQTELHKVTDVSLSKRVKEALKMPNRKALTRLSARKFMDVYEEDEWHNETLLKFVKLDFNIVQKMHQIELSDATRWWKKFDVENKMPYARDRIAECFLWSVGVLFEPCYARARKILVKALSIASIVDDTYEYATLDELQILTDTVERWDVNETLKDLPPCIQMCYRSLIDTYVDFENELEKDESYRIQYAIQDMQKLGRAYFDETKWLYNNFYVPTLDEYLKVALITSGYMMASTTSLVGMSDQVSKKDFDWIVTEPLIVRAASVICRLTDDLVGDQFQQKPSSQICYMKQYGVPHEEARAQVKKRVRNAWKDINQECLEPRPASVSILMRVVNLARVINLLYSDADCYTDPNKSKAWVKMVLIEPVV; this is encoded by the exons ATGGAAAATTATTCGCTGCCCGTTTCTGCAATCACGAATGGCAAGAGCTTAGACGAAATTCGTAAATCCGCAAAATATCATCCTTCCATTTGGGGAGACTTCTTTCTCAAATATAATTCAGATAACACG AAAATTAGTGATGTTGAACAAGAGGAACTCGCAAAACAGAAAGAAATGGTCAGAAAAATGCTCTTTCAAACACCGGACGATTCAACATGTAAATTAGAACTCATCGATGCGATTCAGCGTCTGGGAGTGGAATATCACTTCGAAAAAGAAATCGGGGAATCCTTGAAATATATTCATGACAATTACAAGCTGCAAATTAGCAAAGACAATGATGATTTAAGCATTGTGGCTCTTCGTTTTCGTCTGCTTAGACAACAAGGTTACAACGTCCCATGTG ACGTGTTCTGTAAATTCACTGACGATAACGGAGATTATGTGGCGTCGTTGAGAAACAACATCGAAGGTTTGTTGAACTTATACGAGGCGGCCCATCTTCTGAAACACGACGAGGAAATTCTGGACAAAGCGATAGAGTTTTGTTCGTCACATCTTCAAACAGAACTCCACAAGGTGACTGATGTTTCTCTCTCGAAACGTGTTAAAGAAGCTCTGAAGATGCCCAATCGCAAGGCACTCACAAGATTGAGTGCTAGAAAGTTCATGGACGTGTATGAAGAAGACGAATGGCATAATGAAACCCTGCTGAAATTTGTAAAATTGGATTTCAACATAGTGCAAAAGATGCACCAGATAGAGCTGAGTGATGCTACAAG GTGGTGGAAGAAATTCGACGTGGAGAATAAAATGCCGTATGCAAGAGATAGAATTGCGGAATGCTTCCTTTGGTCTGTGGGAGTTCTTTTTGAGCCATGCTATGCTAGAGCAAGAAAAATATTGGTGAAAGCCCTAAGCATAGCTTCCATTGTTGATGACACATATGAATATGCAACCCTAGATGAACTACAGATCCTCACAGACACTGTTGAACG ATGGGATGTGAATGAGACTTTGAAGGATTTGCCACCATGCATCCAAATGTGCTACAGAAGCCTTATTGACACTTATGTTGATTTTGAAAATGAACTTGAGAAGGATGAATCCTACCGAATTCAATATGCAATTCAAGAC ATGCAAAAACTAGGGAGGGCGTATTTTGACGAAACAAAATGGTTGTATAACAATTTTTATGTTCCAACACTAGACGAGTATTTGAAGGTGGCTCTCATAACTTCCGGTTACATGATGGCATCAACAACTTCTTTGGTGGGCATGAGTGACCAAGTTAGCAAAAAAGATTTCGATTGGATCGTAACCGAACCTCTAATTGTTCGAGCCGCATCAGTAATTTGTCGATTAACGGATGACTTAGTTGGAGATCAG TTCCAGCAGAAACCCTCGTCTCAAATTTGTTACATGAAACAATATGGAGTGCCACACGAGGAAGCTCGTGCTCAAGTTAAGAAACGGGTGAGGAACGCATGGAAGGATATAAATCAAGAATGCCTTGAGCCAAGACCCGCGTCTGTGTCGATTCTTATGCGTGTTGTCAATCTTGCTCGCGTCATAAACCTACTCTATTCAGATGCCGATTGCTATACTGATCCCAACAAATCCAAAGCATGGGTAAAGATGGTGCTCATTGAGCCCGTGGTGTGA
- the LOC121756890 gene encoding premnaspirodiene oxygenase-like translates to MFYLITALILAAIFLFFNKWKKSKNSKSTKQLPPGPRKLPIIGNLHQMRNPPFRRFRDLSNHHGPLMHLKLGERNAIIVSSPQLAKEMLKDLDPGFANRPQNIATEIMWYNSSDVVFCPFNDYWRQMRKLCINELLSPKMVRLFESIRRDETARLIDSLRESSGSSVDFTEKIFSLSSSITCRAAFGRACEDSNTLMKMIADTLHMAAGFEITDLFPSSRIAAAVSWGKVRYMKKMRRKLDVILDDIIDRHRRNRAKIASGDGRRFGNSEFGGEDLVDVFLRVKEEEELKFPIDNHNIKAVLFDLLTGGTDTSAETVDWAMVELLRHPRTMAKVQAEVRQAMKGNSSFEQNNVVSNMKYLKLVIKEILRLHPPGPMIPRSSNEEHLINGYTVPAGAMVLVNVWAMQRDPRNWKDPEKFEPERFEDNAVDFTGGDFEYLPFGTGKRMCPGMTFGLATVESALAQMLYHFDWKLPEGVRAEDLDMIETVGLSAPRKQKLFVVATPYKLAY, encoded by the exons ATGTTTTACCTAATCACAGCTCTCATTCTTGCTGCAATCTTCCTTTTCTTCAATAAATGGAAGAAATCCAAAAATAGCAAATCGACGAAACAGCTGCCACCCGGCCCCCGAAAACTTCCTATAATCGGAAACCTTCACCAGATGAGAAACCCTCCCTTCCGCCGCTTCAGagatctctccaaccaccacgGCCCCTTGATGCACCTCAAGCTCGGCGAGCGCAACGCCATCATCGTCTCATCTCCACAGCTCGCGAAAGAAATGCTGAAAGATCTCGACCCCGGCTTCGCCAACCGGCCTCAGAACATTGCCACAGAAATCATGTGGTACAACAGCAGCGACGTCGTTTTCTGCCCCTTCAACGACTACTGGCGCCAGATGCGGAAGCTCTGCATCAACGAGCTTCTCAGCCCGAAAATGGTGCGCCTTTTCGAATCAATCCGGCGAGACGAGACCGCTCGGCTGATCGATTCCCTGCGCGAATCTTCCGGAAGCTCTGTCGATTTCACAGAGAAGATCTTCTCCTTGTCGAGCTCCATCACTTGCCGGGCGGCCTTTGGCCGCGCCTGCGAGGATAGTAACACGCTGATGAAGATGATCGCGGATACGCTGCATATGGCGGCGGGATTTGAGATCACGGATCTGTTCCCGTCGTCGAGGATCGCGGCCGCGGTGAGCTGGGGGAAGGTGAGGTATATGAAGAAGATGCGGCGCAAGCTTGATGTGATTTTGGATGATATCATCGACCGGCATAGGAGGAATCGGGCGAAAATTGCATCTGGGGATGGCCGGAGATTCGGGAATTCGGAGTTTGGGGGTGAGGATTTGGTTGATGTGTTTCTTAGGGTTAaggaagaagaggagctcaAGTTTCCAATTGATAATCACAACATCAAGGCTGTGCTGTTT GATTTACTTACAGGTGGAACTGATACTTCAGCAGAAACTGTTGACTGGGCCATGGTAGAGCTATTGAGGCACCCTCGCACGATGGCCAAGGTACAAGCTGAAGTACGACAAGCCATGAAAGGAAACTCTAGTTTTGAACAAAACAACGTCGTTTCTAATATGAAATATCTAAAACTGGTGATCAAAGAGATTCTGAGGCTGCACCCTCCAGGTCCGATGATACCTAGATCTAGCAACGAGGAACATTTGATCAATGGATACACCGTACCCGCTGGAGCGATGGTGTTGGTAAATGTATGGGCCATGCAGAGGGACCCGAGGAATTGGAAAGATCCAGAGAAGTTTGAGCCCGAGAGATTCGAGGATAATGCTGTGGATTTTACTGGTGGTGATTTTGAGTATTTGCCGTTTGGAACTGGAAAAAGAATGTGCCCCGGGATGACGTTCGGCTTGGCTACTGTGGAGTCGGCTCTAGCCCAGATGCTCTACCACTTCGATTGGAAGCTTCCGGAAGGTGTCAGGGCTGAGGATTTGGACATGATTGAAACTGTAGGGCTATCAGCTCCGAGAAAACAGAAGTTATTTGTGGTCGCCACTCCGTATAAATTAGCTTATTAG